A single window of Pontibacillus chungwhensis DNA harbors:
- a CDS encoding OsmC family protein: MTNKMTMNVTAQTEGITVKANAGKHEFMIDEGKHMGGQDLGPNPLQSVLGSLAACENVTSRMVAREMEFDLQDISFNISGEFDPRGFMGKADVQPYFDVVTIEAEVITTESAERLKELQEKVEARCPIYTMMKAAGVNMVDTWKVAQPA; encoded by the coding sequence ATGACAAATAAAATGACAATGAACGTAACAGCACAAACAGAAGGGATTACAGTTAAAGCGAATGCAGGTAAACACGAATTTATGATTGATGAAGGAAAGCACATGGGGGGACAAGACTTAGGTCCAAACCCACTACAGAGTGTCCTTGGTTCACTTGCGGCTTGTGAGAATGTGACTTCGCGAATGGTGGCAAGAGAAATGGAATTCGATCTTCAGGACATTTCCTTCAACATCTCAGGTGAATTTGATCCGCGTGGATTTATGGGGAAAGCTGATGTGCAACCTTACTTTGACGTTGTAACGATTGAAGCGGAAGTTATCACAACAGAATCTGCTGAACGTTTGAAAGAACTACAAGAAAAAGTAGAAGCCCGTTGCCCGATTTATACCATGATGAAAGCAGCTGGCGTGAACATGGTTGATACATGGAAAGTGGCTCAACCAGCATAA
- a CDS encoding Fe3+ hydroxamate ABC transporter substrate-binding protein codes for MFGDKPTCMVCGKEIQGDELVYVKMRYPKRKGMTEIKAYLNNEARFICEECFENGSAQ; via the coding sequence ATGTTCGGAGACAAACCGACCTGCATGGTGTGTGGGAAAGAAATTCAGGGGGATGAGTTGGTGTATGTGAAGATGCGCTATCCAAAGCGTAAAGGAATGACAGAGATCAAGGCGTACCTCAATAACGAAGCGCGGTTTATTTGTGAAGAGTGCTTTGAAAATGGAAGCGCTCAGTGA